In Erigeron canadensis isolate Cc75 chromosome 7, C_canadensis_v1, whole genome shotgun sequence, one DNA window encodes the following:
- the LOC122609481 gene encoding protein NRT1/ PTR FAMILY 5.6-like: MVIISTSVWLPCLNSFIHSLIRRLKEYYRRQKEYYFIYKHRLLFAVVLAFSRALTNYAIINVLAWYFTDHGEDLVVSSIMSNIHGSLSSVLVVLMANAADSYVGRFYTILFSNTAYIGGLMLLLMFNPYDVKWLVVILLVLLALGTSGDKLLQEVLTDLVNDLDKSEAQTKERSIARAEIWPRIAKVVAAICAMLFVSQIGWGIQILICIVFMTICLIIFCTGHNSYHQGQLTERPVGVFFRVLHMGIKELLIKRKSWDYAGKITTIQWVMSLLRMFPMWEVFLVVYLISATGSTFFFEQYNNLNTNNQIAVQIYGLIKDVSSFAIPFLYPWICGLRKNNEKVKVGVGMLCGIVSCVFAWQLEVQRLKRVNNLDDKNANTSLSFLWLVPQFCVIGGMEGLTGEGLLNFYKSQMKEETLHSYGEEYIEFVTGFGTFLNIILILIFKSRLGWFGNTVNESRLDKYYLHLVFVGLVNFIIYCLFARFYYKDADRHQDLMNDDLINQRLDELLPCDNREQDNQPLANDEQVQENQL; encoded by the exons ATGGTCATTATTTCTACATCGGTGTGGCTACCATGCTTGAATTCTTTCATTCACAGTCTTATTCGTCGCCTTAAAGAATATTATCGTCGCCAGAAGGAATACTATTTCATATATAAGCATCGTCTTCTCTTCGCTGTTG TTTTAGCCTTTAGTCGTGCTTTGACAAACTATGCAATTATAAATGTACTAGCATGGTATTTTACAGACCATGGAGAGGATTTAGTGGTGTCTTCAATCATGTCGAACATCCATGGTTCATTATCATCCGTTTTGGTGGTACTCATGGCCAATGCAGCTGACTCGTACGTTGGAAGATTCTACACTATCTTGTTTTCCAACACCGCGTATATCGGA GGCTTGATGCTTTTGTTGATGTTCAATCCGTACGATGTGAAATGGCTTGTTGTGATCTTGCTGGTACTCTTAGCTCTTGGAACATCCGGAGACAAGCTTTTACAAGAAGTACTCACCGACCTGGTGAATGACCTTGATAAGTCAGAAGCTCAGACTAAAGAACGATCTATTGCACGTGCAGAAATCTGGCCACGTATAGCAAAAGTTGTTGCTGCCATTTGTGCGATGTTGTTTGTTTCCCAAATAGGTTGGGGAATTCAAATCTTGATTTGCATAGTCTTTATGACAATATGCTTGATCATTTTTTGCACTGGCCATAATAGTTATCATCAGGGGCAACTGACTGAAAGACCCGTAGGTGTCTTCTTTCGAGTGTTACACATGGGTATCAAGGAACTACTAATCAAGCGCAAATCCTG GGATTATGCAGGAAAGATCACCACTATCCAGTGGGTGATGAGCCTTTTAAGAATGTTTCCCATGTGGGAGGTGTTTTTGGTCGTGTACCTAATATCAGCAACTGGGAGCACCTTCTTTTTTGAGCAATACAACAACCTCAATACTAACAACCAAATAGCAGTACAGATCTACGGCTTGATTAAAGATGTCTCGAGTTTTGCTATCCCATTTTTGTATCCCTGGATTTGTGGTTTAcgtaaaaataatgaaaaggtCAAAGTTGGCGTCGGAATGCTTTGTGGAATAGTAAGTTGTGTTTTTGCTTGGCAACTGGAGGTTCAAAGGTTAAAAAGAGTTAACAATCTGGATGATAAGAATGCAAATACTTCCCTAAGTTTTCTTTGGTTGGTGCCTCAGTTCTGTGTGATTGGGGGCATGGAAGGACTTACTGGGGAAGGATTGTTAAATTTCTACAAGTCACAAATGAAAGAAGAGACATTACACAGTTACGGGGAGGAATATATTGAATTTGTGACGGGCTTTGGAACGTTTCTTAACATTATTCTCATCTTAATATTTAAAAGCCGACTGGGATGGTTCGGGAACACAGTAAATGAAAGTCGCCTAGATAAGTATTATTTGCATCTCGTATTTGTTGGCTTAGTAAACTTCATCATCTATTGTTTGTTTGCAAGATTTTACTACAAGGATGCTGATCGACATCAAGACTTGATGAATGATGATTTGATTAATCAACGTCTTGATGAGCTCTTGCCTTGTGATAATCGTGAACAAGATAATCAGCCCCTGGCTAATGATGAGCAAGTACAAGAAAACCAGCTCTAG